A portion of the Girardinichthys multiradiatus isolate DD_20200921_A chromosome 23, DD_fGirMul_XY1, whole genome shotgun sequence genome contains these proteins:
- the p2ry4 gene encoding P2Y purinoceptor 4 has product MSNMELVIRNSSLHNQSEVFTSVFNSSCRFNEEFKYILLPVSYSLVFVIGFILNALALWMFIKMRPWNPSTVYMFHLALSDFLYVLSLPTLIYYYANRSHWPFGLAACKIIRFLFYANLYCSILFLTCISVHRYLGICHPIKVLTMVKPRHAHLVCGSVWCVVTVCLVPNLIFVTTSRRDNDTLCHDTTHQDAFEQYVDYSSVVMVLLFGIPFIVILVCYCLMARTLCQPRRGLSSSQQATGSRRKSIKLIIVVLVVFAVSFVPFHITRTLYYTSRVLKLNCKFLNIVNFTYKITRPLASVNSCIDPILYFLAGDHYRSKLMYVLTRGRNRKYNQSQQNSNLGLVCKNSTPKASE; this is encoded by the coding sequence ATGTCTAACATGGAGCTGGTCATCAGGAACTCCAGTCTACACAACCAGTCGGAGGTTTTCACATCAGTCTTTAACTCCAGCTGTCGCTTTAACGAGGAGTTTAAATACATCCTTCTTCCTGTGTCCTACAGCCTGGTGTTTGTGATTGGCTTCATTCTCAATGCCTTGGCATTGTGGATGTTCATAAAGATGCGCCCGTGGAACCCGAGTACCGTGTACATGTTCCACCTCGCTCTGTCTGACTTCTTGTACGTACTCTCGCTGCCAACTCTCATCTACTACTACGCTAACCGAAGTCACTGGCCTTTCGGCTTGGCTGCCTGCAAAATTATCCGGTTCCTCTTCTATGCCAACCTCTACTGCAGCATCCTCTTCCTCACCTGCATCAGTGTACATCGGTATCTTGGCATCTGCCACCCCATCAAGGTGCTGACAATGGTGAAGCCCCGTCACGCCCACCTGGTATGTGGCTCGGTGTGGTGTGTCGTGACTGTGTGCCTAGTGCCCAACCTCATCTTCGTCACAACCTCCAGGAGGGACAATGACACGCTGTGCCATGACACAACTCACCAGGATGCCTTCGAGCAGTATGTTGACTACAGTTCTGTAGTCATGGTGCTGCTGTTTGGCATCCCCTTCATTGTCATTCTGGTCTGTTACTGTCTGATGGCGCGGACTCTTTGTCAGCCCAGGCGGGGATTATCGTCCAGCCAGCAGGCCACCGGGTCGCGGCGGAAGTCCATCAAACTTATCATCGTGGTGTTGGTGGTGTTCGCAGTGAGCTTCGTCCCATTTCACATCACCCGAACACTCTACTACACCTCACGTGTGCTGAAACTCAACTGTAAGTTCCTAAACATTGTAAACTTCACCTATAAAATCACGAGGCCGCTGGCAAGTGTCAACAGCTGCATCGATCCCATCCTTTACTTCCTGGCCGGAGATCACTACCGCTCCAAACTAATGTACGTCCTGACAAGAGGAAGAAACAGGAAATACAACCAAAGTCAGCAGAACAGCAATTTGGGTCTGGTCTGTAAGAACTCAACTCCTAAGGCTAGTGAATAA